One part of the Schistocerca piceifrons isolate TAMUIC-IGC-003096 chromosome 2, iqSchPice1.1, whole genome shotgun sequence genome encodes these proteins:
- the LOC124776867 gene encoding mitochondrial coenzyme A diphosphatase NUDT8 has protein sequence MTVCLRSISGRQAVLFITNARCHATSTHNLSEIIAKAIFNEENRKKGLERLQRMGPLRTKQHVPAKQAAVLVPFCIVNEEISLLYTLRSSTLKNYSGQVSFPGGMQDETDSDLEETACRETCEEIGLQKSDIEIWGHGSFVGTKDNEVVVCPYLGYIGHVNVKDLAINRTEVESVFTVPLRLFCDSSNCDYMEYPGGYTLPVFSGGEHKIWGMTAIITHTVLKSLIPDLYKNEVKLFR, from the exons ATGACTGTGTGCTTAAGATCAATTTCAGGAAG ACAAGCTGTGCTCTTCATCACAAATGCACGTTGCCATGCCACATCCACACATAATTTGAGCGAGATAATTGCAAAGGCTATCTTCAacgaagaaaacaggaagaaaggctTGGAGCGACTACAGCGTATGGGCCCATTGCGAACTAAGCAACATGTGCCCGCAAAGCAGGCAGCTGTGTTGGTACCATTTTGTATAGTAAATGAAGAAATTTCGTTGTTATATACGTTGCGATCAAGTACGTTGAAAAATTACAGTGGACAAGTTTCATTTCCTGGTGGCATGCAGGATGAGACAGACAGTGATCTAGAAGAGACGGCTTGTAGGGAGACGTGTGAAGAAATAGGATTACAGAAAAGCGACATAGAGATCTGGGGACATGGAAGTTTTGTTGGTACAAAAGACAATGAAGTAGTCGTTTGCCCGTATCTGGGTTACATAGGGCATGTGAATGTGAAAGACTTGGCAATAAATCGGACAGAAGTGGAATCTGTGTTTACAGTACCATTAAGACTGTTTTGTGATTCTAGTAATTGCGATTACATGGAATATCCAGGCGGGTACACCTTGCCTGTATTCTCTGGAGGAGAGCATAAAATATGGGGGATGACTGCAATTATTACACATACTGTATTGAAATCCCTTATACCTGATTTGTACAAAAACGAAGTTAAATTATTTCGTTAA